DNA sequence from the Liolophura sinensis isolate JHLJ2023 chromosome 1, CUHK_Ljap_v2, whole genome shotgun sequence genome:
CAAAGTTCACTTTGAGCTAAACAGGTTTTTATCGCGATAGGTTTACGAAACTGATGAAAGTtcaagttgtctccctttaaatGATGCCCAACAGCGCTGGCGGGAAATGTCAACCAAATGACAGCTGAAAAAAGCCAAAATGTTTGACAAACTTCCAGATTTCCCCCTGTCCAGACGTCAGGTTTGTAAAGTTTTGCGAGCTTGTTGTGTTTAGCGTATGATGATTCAATAGTGAAAACAGTATAATATCTTTTAAGTGTATTATATCAGATTATGTGATAGCTCAGCCTTGTCTTTACGCAGGGTCCAATTTTCGAGACGGGAATTATTTGGCATGATAAATTGTTGCAATGCTAATGATAATGTTTTGAAATCTCCTAAGTTGACTTTGTTGTAATAAGGCGCAAACAACACATTACAAAATTTCTATCCTAATTTTTGTGTTCATGTTCGAGCATTTGAATTGTGATTCAATCGCCCAAGAGACAGCTGAGAGAGTAAACTCTTCGCTCAATGTTGGTAGGTAAACAGTTTAGGGCGATGTATTGGTGTCGTAGTAGTGAATGTTACACCATTTCATTGAAGACTGCTTTTCACAATTAATGAACACTTTGTCAGGCCTATGGCAGACAGTGGGCTGGCAATACCCTAGTCCGAGTACACTGAGTTCAATGTAGAAATATTGAGAAATATTCCACCacagcagccatgaatatggtgTATTCGAATAACAGCGTACTCGAACTAGCAATGCCCTTAGTTGCAGAATGTAACTGTGAAATCAAGCATTGCAGTTGCAAGAATTACAGAGAGAAACAGCTCTATACAGTATGTGTCGGATTgacggtaaggaacatttatTGCATATTTGCACTTGCATTAAAACCAATGTAAATGGAGGTCAACAGAGTTATCTCTGTAAACAACTAACCTGTTTtgagttttgctgaatcaaaaGCGATCCATGGCAACCACACAATTAAGtttcagaaaacaaatacattttcagacattacCACCACTATGGCCCAAGTCTGTCACCATTTCAGTCACTATTTCAGTCACTTGTGAGGACGAACAAGACTGACCTAAATGCTGTAAGCTATGATGTACCTGTGCCAGTCTAGATCTGATGGGCGACTAAGCTTGCCTAGTGTTAGGGCCCACTGTAAGGATTGCCACAGGGATTATCTCCCATGAGCgacctatttttttttcctgtgctCACATCAGTCACATGACTTGTCCCATTCTTCTACTTGTTGGTTAAGAGGTAGAAGTTTTTCAGACACTACCCCCTGATGACAATCCCAGAGGGGGTAGtgtctgtaaatgtatatgtcttGACATGCATTGTTTTTGGCTCAGGGAGAGAGGTTAATTGAAAATGGGGACAACTCGGTTAACATCGATTTATGCTAGGAAAGTTTTAATGCGCATGTGATGATGCCGTTAGTTTTTCTTACCGTTGATCCGACACATTTGGAACTGTTTCTCTGCATAATCCTTGCAGCTTTGTTGCTCGATTTCAAAGTTACATTCTGCATCTAGCAACACCCTTAACTTTACGTCTACACCTGTCcccaatatttatatatgaaggTTGTCTGCTTTTAGGCTGACTCTACAACTGAAGATTTTATTGGCGAAGTATGATGAGGGGATGAGTTTCCTGGTCAAGGCTGTCATCCACCCGTCCTGTCCTCTTGCACCCAAGGCTACACAATGGCCAGGAATGTGatggatctacatgtaatggAGGTGGACTTTGGCTACAGTCTCTACCAGCCACCTCGGTGTCTCCAGTGTAGTTGCTGGGTTAAGTACAGCCTCTTTTTCATCAACTTCTTTTCATGGGTATGAAAATTGTTCATTCAGACTTTCTGATTTCCTTAAAATCAACAGCATTTTCCCCACTATCTTCATGATTATGGCAGGCAACAAAAAGCACATAAATGTATAGGTTGTCCTCTAGCCTCAAACTAATGTTGCCAAAAGTTTGAATTTGATGTTatcttcattttgtattttacaccatttcttgctttgtacatttattaaatttcttttcagtAAGTTTGTTTATGTAGTGGTAAAGTGTTGCTTGGATTTGCTTTGGTCTGCAGAGAATGGTTTGGAATAAGACAATCCATACAGCGGGAAATTGGCTTAGAACTGAGTGTCTGATGGGCTAACAGTCATTTAACTGTCATTTCAGGATTGAAAGAGAACTGAAAGAGTTATTGACAAGTCCAAATTTATACCTGATCAGCCATGACAAGGGAAAATGAATGTTCCTTTGAGGTTCTGTCTTGAACGGGTTTCTAATACAACACTTCTGGATATCAGATGAATGGCATAATGATAACCATGTACTAAGTTTGCATGTTTTGCTCCATAAACATAAACCGATATTTACTTCCACTTGTACAGCATTTGTTTCACATTTAATTTCAGCAGTGTACTATTAAAACTGTGATTGGGGTTTTAGGTAGGAGGCAGTTTCATGTTTGCTGTGGGAGTCTGGGCCAGGCTTAACAGTACCAGTGTGGGAGCTCTGAATGATATAGCGATTGACCCCTCCCTTATGGTGATAGCCGTAGGCTGTATTGTGTTCATCATCAGTGGTATTGCTTGTATTGGAGCTGTCAGGGAAAATGTCTGTCTCCTCTTAATGGTAAGTTTGTGTTCCGGAATTGGTGATTTAGTTGTACCATCTTAGTTCTTGGGAAATTGTTTTGACATATACTGTCTGCATTTTGATTAACACTGACTTTTTTGTTGGACAAAAAATAGTGTAGTTTGGGAAGGAATTTCATTTTTGGTTGTTTTGACTGATGAAGGAAATAAGAATTTTAGAGATACTAACATTAAGAGAGAAAAAGATATTTATCAAAAGCCCAATAAAACAGTAGGGCCTACTGGATGTTTGGTTGGGTAGTAAAAAAGCTCAGTGAACAAGTTTTTGAAGATGGCCTGAACCTAACTAAAATACATGCAACTTCAGAAAATATCCACAATATCAATTTGTGGTTAATAATCACATTGCCTTAACAGAGGCAGAGTACTGAAAGAAATTTCACGTATTTCCATTGtgctcagattttttttaacttcaagAATGCACTTATGTGATGAGTTAAATAAAAAGGAGCATATATTATTGATGAATAAGTCACCTACCTACTTCTTACAGTTTTGCATCGCCCTTGGAATTGTGTTTGTACTGGAGGTTGTGGCCGGCATTTTAGCCTTTGCTCTTCTGGGCCACGTTGAGGGTCACATGACCGCCCAGATCACATCCGCCATCGTGCAGTATGAGGATTGCAACACAATGAAAACTGTTATGGACTCATTACAGGAATGGGTGAgacatttgtgttcattttcctttttcatCAGTGTTTATCTTCTTTGTTATGGGCTAAAAGCAGTTTCTTTAAGCTGCTGCAGTTCTGTCTTATCTGTCTGTCGGTTGGTCcgattattttattattaatggaACAGGTAGTGAGTAATGATTGTGGTTCAGCCAGtatagtcagtcagtcaatcagtcaatcactaTATGATTAAAACTAAACTGTCCAGTAAACCAATCAATTTTTACATTAGTCTGTATTTTCCTGCCCAGTACAAGTGCTGTGGGGCAGGCAGTTTCCGTGACTGGCAGCACAATGTCTATTACAACTGCTCCTCCCCGGCCAACACCCGCTGCGGAGTCCCAGCGTCCTGTTGTCAGCATGCCACGGACCTCAAGTGTGGATTTGAAGTCCAGCGGTATTTGGTGAGAATTGATGTATAATACTGTAGTTAAAGTAAGTGACCTAAACTTTTGTccccaaaaatgcatttgtagaGGCTCATAAATGTCACgagatattacttttggtgctgaaacttacattttcgagtaggatatcaccctaccttcGAAACAAGTCTGAAAGCGCCTTACTAGGATCGGGAAAACTTTTGGGCAAAATGAACAGTTTAGTCATGGACAAAGTTATGTCATTTACCGCTCACCTATTTCTCTATGATGCAGTCTACAGTTGTGGTGGGCATAGTTTAATGCCAAGGGATAGACTGTCCATGAATATGGCAGATTATTATTGTATTAAAGCTGCTTTAGTAATACACAATTTGCTTGTGTTTTCTCTGCATGACAGTAAAATAGAAGTCACAAAGAATTGGTGGTAGGTTTAactgaaataattatattttttataagaGTAAAGCactaaacaccaataaataagaaatgaatacaaatgaaagaaattaataaatgaatagtcTGATATTTTTAACTATTTAGCAATCTGGTATCTGGGAAAAGCACAGGTTTCACACAGTGCTGAATGATTAGGGTCTTCACACACTAAATTAGGCTTACTCAGTTTAAGGAAAAGAACAtttgtaaatgtgtgtgtgtcaaaAGTTTTTCTGTCTGAAATAAAGACAAGTGCAGTCTGACTTGCTCAGACATAACATAATACAGATTGAATTTCTTACACTGAAAGAACTACTGCAAGACCAATGAAAATACAGGATTGCGTAACACACAAACTCCAGATTTAGGTGTCTAACCTTCATGCTCTACACACTGAGCTACCAGACAAGATGGGATGTGAGTGCAGGGAAATATGTAAGATCTTGCTAGGTACATTGATTTTCTGACCAGTCAgttaatttccaaaacaagtgCAATCATTTCCAGGGAATACATCTGTGAAGATTGAATTTCCAACACTGAAACAACTAT
Encoded proteins:
- the LOC135481987 gene encoding tetraspanin-33-like; this encodes MARNVMDLHVMEVDFGYSLYQPPRCLQCSCWVKYSLFFINFFSWVGGSFMFAVGVWARLNSTSVGALNDIAIDPSLMVIAVGCIVFIISGIACIGAVRENVCLLLMFCIALGIVFVLEVVAGILAFALLGHVEGHMTAQITSAIVQYEDCNTMKTVMDSLQEWYKCCGAGSFRDWQHNVYYNCSSPANTRCGVPASCCQHATDLKCGFEVQRYLDSYASTVVFTNGCVQELLNVFKNNLLIIGFIAFGFGFMELFCMMLAYNLIRSVTSVPRRPVYHYDDSNDDTDD